The following proteins are co-located in the Solanum pennellii chromosome 1, SPENNV200 genome:
- the LOC107028418 gene encoding uncharacterized protein LOC107028418: protein MSEIGKKARSSTKGGSLHTSGAQSQGSVRRKLEKELGRPITQAEAFKATHIRKKKNPEDPDVWVEPRAEVTYNRYLQALEDLQQTLPEENRGMPLTQEQDERVWLDLTCGPSRYGYAYGMPHKTFREFSSEFEGLNSSNHDESMKKNLAMEKKIVELSSQAEESRARERRLELQFAGLKAQFDALLASGGIPPCSGDVTFPPRPPQSQPTQYPMYGQQRNMTHESSDEESDEESDDYVANTLPH, encoded by the exons ATGAGTGAGATCGGTAAAAAGGCAAGATCATCTACTAAGGGTGGTTCTCTACACACAAGTGGGgctcaaagtcaaggaagtgtGAGGAGGAAATTG gaAAAGGAACTAGGAAGACCGATAACTCAAGCTGAGGCATTTAAGGCAACACACattagaaagaagaaaaatcctGAAGATCCAGACGTGTGGGTTGAACCGCGAGCTGAAGTGACCTAT AATCGATATCTTCAAGCTTTGGAGGATTTACAACAAACTCTGCCTGAAGAAAATCGAGGTATGCCACTTACTCAAGAACAGGATGAGAGAGTTTGGTTAGACTTGACTTGTGGGCCGAGTAGATATGGGTATGCATATGGAATGCCGCATAAAACCTTTCGTGAATTTTCTTCTGAGTTTGAAGGCCTAAATAGTTCAAATCATGATGaatcaatgaagaaaaatttGGCTATGGAGAAAAAGATTGTTGAGCTATCTAGCCAAGCCGAAGAATCACGGGCTAGGGAAAGGCGGTTGGAATTACAGTTTGCGGGTCTTAAGGCTCAATTCGATGCATTACTTGCCTCAGGAGGGATTCCCCCTTGTTCTGGTGATGTCACTTTCCCTCCTCGACCTCCTCAATCTCAACCTACTCAATATCCAATGTATGGTCAACAAAGAAATATGACCCATGAGAGtagtgatgaagaaagtgatgaagaaagtgatGATTATGTGGCAAACACACTACCACATTAG